A window of Formosa sp. Hel1_31_208 contains these coding sequences:
- a CDS encoding HU family DNA-binding protein produces MNKTDLINGMAENAGITKAAAKKALDSLLIDIEGSLQKGNRVSLVGFGSWSVSRRSAREGRNPQTGKTIQIKAKNVVKFKAGSDLSNAVN; encoded by the coding sequence ATGAACAAAACAGATTTAATCAATGGAATGGCAGAGAACGCTGGAATTACAAAAGCAGCTGCTAAGAAAGCATTAGATTCATTATTAATTGACATCGAAGGATCTTTACAAAAAGGAAACAGAGTTTCTTTAGTAGGATTTGGTTCTTGGTCAGTTTCAAGAAGATCTGCAAGAGAAGGAAGAAACCCTCAAACTGGTAAAACAATACAAATCAAAGCTAAAAACGTAGTAAAGTTTAAAGCTGGATCTGATTTAAGTAATGCTGTAAACTAG
- the fmt gene encoding methionyl-tRNA formyltransferase, which yields MNMKRDTLRIVFMGTPDFAVATLKILVEHQYNIVGVITAPDKPAGRGRKLNESAVKKYAIAEGLNVLQPTNLKNEEFIQELKALKANLQVVVAFRMLPEIVWKMPKYGTFNLHASLLPNYRGAAPIHWAIINGETKTGVTTFFIDEKIDTGAMILQEEVSIEGNDTVGKLHDKLMTVGSDLVLKTVEQIQSGIINTTLQPKNTSDLKTAHKLNKENCKIDWHLELEDIYNKIRGLNPFPSAWCYLLNGEDKLSVKLFDVVKEYDSHTLEQGLLIISKNELKVAVTGGYIQIKEIQLPGKRKMDVKSLLNGYDFSVNAKML from the coding sequence ATGAACATGAAAAGAGATACTTTAAGAATAGTATTCATGGGAACTCCAGATTTTGCGGTTGCCACTTTAAAAATATTGGTAGAACACCAATACAATATCGTTGGTGTTATAACCGCTCCCGATAAGCCTGCCGGTCGCGGCAGAAAACTTAATGAATCTGCCGTTAAAAAATATGCGATTGCTGAAGGTCTAAATGTGTTACAGCCCACAAATTTAAAGAATGAAGAATTTATTCAGGAATTAAAGGCGCTTAAGGCGAACTTACAGGTTGTAGTTGCTTTTAGAATGCTTCCAGAAATTGTTTGGAAAATGCCAAAATACGGCACTTTTAACTTACATGCCTCCTTACTCCCTAATTATAGAGGTGCAGCTCCAATACATTGGGCCATAATAAATGGTGAAACAAAAACTGGTGTTACAACATTCTTTATTGACGAAAAAATTGATACGGGCGCTATGATCTTGCAAGAAGAAGTCTCTATTGAAGGTAATGATACAGTTGGCAAATTACATGACAAACTGATGACGGTTGGAAGTGACCTAGTGTTAAAAACTGTAGAACAAATACAAAGTGGAATTATTAATACGACTCTTCAACCAAAAAATACGTCAGATTTAAAAACAGCACATAAGCTCAATAAAGAAAATTGCAAAATCGATTGGCATCTAGAGTTAGAGGATATCTATAATAAGATTAGAGGACTAAATCCTTTTCCTTCAGCTTGGTGTTATCTTTTAAATGGAGAAGACAAATTAAGCGTTAAACTCTTTGATGTAGTCAAAGAATATGATTCTCATACATTGGAGCAAGGTCTATTAATAATTTCAAAAAACGAACTAAAAGTTGCAGTAACAGGAGGTTATATACAAATCAAAGAAATACAACTTCCAGGAAAGCGAAAAATGGATGTCAAATCATTACTAAATGGTTATGATTTTAGTGTAAATGCAAAAATGCTCTAG
- a CDS encoding ATP-dependent DNA helicase RecQ: protein MAHPINILEQYWNHTSFRPLQEDIINSVLEKNDTFVLLPTGGGKSICFQIPALIKEGICIVVSPLVALMKDQVNSLNNKGIKAMAITSGIKYAELDTMLDNCIYGNYKFLYLSPERLQQDIVKQRIEQMNVNLIAVDEAHCISQWGNDFRPAYKNITILRQLQPSVNVIALTATAKPQVILETMKELDFITPKVFKASFYRPNLSYQVIQSEDKIYDLEQLLKQYEGPSIIYVRSRKMTVEIHRVLEKKGFSTTFFHGGIPTKDKQERLDQWMHNQKRIMVATTAFGMGIDKPDVKTVFHINLPESLESYYQEAGRVGRNDTNAFAIVLTNTSDEQVLKNQFINSLPSLDEIKLVYRKLCNYFQISYGEGELTTHRFNFSDFCKVYDFKGSKTYNILQLLDRNSIIKLSQEFNYKTKLQFMVSNHAMFSYLDTHQHCNIVVKTILRTYGGIFEHQLAINLTLIANKSESNEKQIIAILQELHKDGIVDFLFSNTDSEVIFLQPREDDKTINRIANVVEQQQELKRSQVNAVLDYIQNDSICRHQQLLDYFGESSTIKCGKCSVCLNVQISEDHKATQIIQQQILNALNKEAMSSRHLTEILKHDKDAILKAIKVLLEQEAITTTTANTYKRK, encoded by the coding sequence ATGGCCCATCCTATCAACATATTAGAACAGTATTGGAACCATACCTCATTTAGACCATTACAGGAAGATATTATAAATTCAGTATTAGAAAAAAATGATACGTTTGTTTTATTGCCTACAGGTGGTGGAAAATCTATATGCTTTCAAATTCCAGCGCTCATCAAAGAAGGAATTTGTATTGTTGTTTCTCCATTAGTGGCCTTAATGAAAGATCAGGTGAATAGCCTAAACAACAAAGGTATTAAAGCAATGGCAATCACGAGTGGTATTAAATATGCTGAGCTTGACACCATGCTAGATAATTGTATTTACGGCAACTATAAATTTCTATATTTATCCCCAGAACGGTTACAACAGGATATTGTCAAACAACGCATTGAACAAATGAATGTAAACTTGATAGCCGTTGATGAAGCTCATTGCATTAGTCAATGGGGAAATGACTTTAGACCTGCTTATAAAAATATTACTATATTAAGGCAATTACAGCCTAGCGTTAATGTAATCGCATTAACAGCTACCGCAAAACCTCAAGTTATCTTGGAGACGATGAAAGAATTAGATTTCATAACTCCTAAAGTGTTTAAAGCCTCTTTCTACAGACCCAATTTATCATATCAGGTCATTCAAAGCGAAGATAAAATTTACGATCTGGAACAGCTCCTAAAACAATATGAAGGTCCGTCAATTATTTATGTAAGAAGTCGAAAAATGACCGTTGAGATTCATCGGGTATTAGAAAAAAAAGGATTTAGCACCACATTTTTCCATGGAGGAATCCCTACAAAAGACAAACAAGAACGATTAGACCAATGGATGCATAATCAAAAGCGAATTATGGTAGCTACTACTGCCTTTGGTATGGGAATTGATAAACCAGATGTGAAAACAGTTTTTCATATTAATTTACCCGAGAGTCTAGAAAGCTATTATCAGGAAGCTGGACGTGTTGGTCGAAATGATACGAATGCTTTTGCAATAGTATTAACAAACACATCTGACGAACAAGTATTAAAAAATCAATTCATTAATAGTCTTCCCAGTTTAGATGAGATCAAACTGGTATATAGAAAACTATGCAACTACTTTCAAATATCATACGGTGAAGGCGAATTAACAACACATCGCTTTAATTTTTCTGACTTTTGTAAGGTTTATGATTTTAAAGGATCGAAAACCTATAATATATTACAGCTCTTAGATAGGAATAGTATTATTAAACTGTCTCAAGAATTTAATTATAAAACAAAGCTACAGTTTATGGTGAGTAATCATGCTATGTTTTCATATCTCGACACGCATCAACACTGCAATATAGTAGTAAAAACCATTTTAAGAACTTATGGCGGGATTTTTGAACATCAATTAGCGATTAACCTAACGTTGATAGCTAACAAGTCTGAAAGTAACGAAAAACAAATTATTGCCATTTTACAAGAATTACATAAAGACGGTATTGTAGATTTCTTATTTTCTAATACAGATTCGGAAGTCATATTTCTACAACCACGAGAAGACGATAAAACTATTAACAGAATTGCAAATGTCGTTGAGCAACAACAAGAACTAAAACGTTCACAAGTTAATGCCGTTTTAGATTACATACAAAACGATAGTATATGCAGACATCAACAGTTACTTGATTATTTTGGAGAATCCTCTACAATAAAATGTGGTAAGTGCTCTGTATGTCTTAATGTTCAAATTTCCGAAGATCACAAAGCAACTCAAATTATTCAACAACAAATTCTTAATGCATTAAACAAAGAAGCCATGAGTTCTAGGCACTTAACGGAAATTTTAAAACATGATAAAGATGCTATTTTAAAAGCCATTAAAGTACTACTAGAGCAAGAAGCGATTACTACAACAACTGCCAATACCTATAAAAGAAAATGA
- a CDS encoding AAA family ATPase: MNTKRIVITGGPGTGKSSIINELTKRDFTCFEEVSRQVTLEARKDGIDQLFLTQPLLFSKLLLKARTQQFIDATSVDANLVFLDRGLPDVLAYMDYVKSDYPNDFTEACKQHVYDKVFVLSPWQEIFVSDSERYENFGQAVEIHHALLDTYHRFNYQLVDVPFGNINSRADFILEVLNE, translated from the coding sequence TTGAATACCAAGCGAATTGTCATCACTGGCGGACCAGGAACTGGAAAATCGTCGATAATTAATGAACTCACTAAACGGGATTTCACATGCTTTGAAGAAGTATCAAGACAGGTTACTTTAGAAGCTAGAAAAGACGGTATCGATCAACTGTTTCTAACCCAACCATTGCTTTTTAGTAAATTACTTTTAAAAGCCCGAACACAACAGTTTATTGATGCCACATCTGTTGATGCTAATCTTGTGTTTTTAGACCGAGGATTACCTGATGTTTTAGCCTACATGGATTATGTTAAAAGTGATTATCCAAACGATTTTACGGAGGCCTGCAAGCAGCATGTTTACGATAAGGTATTTGTCTTATCACCTTGGCAAGAAATCTTTGTTAGTGACAGTGAGCGCTATGAAAATTTCGGACAAGCTGTAGAAATTCATCATGCCTTGTTAGATACTTACCACCGTTTTAATTATCAGTTGGTTGATGTTCCCTTCGGAAATATTAACAGTAGAGCAGATTTCATCTTAGAAGTATTAAACGAATAG
- a CDS encoding DUF4290 domain-containing protein, with protein sequence MIDDIEYNTEREHLIIPEYGRHLQKMVNYAKKLPTKEERNKVVKSIINVMGNMQPHLRDVPDFQHKLWDQLFIIADFELDVDSPYPTPSREELYARPEPLKYPQNFPKYRFYGNNIKTMIDVANTWEEGELKEALVYTIANHMKKCFLNWNKDTVEDEVIYNHLYELSEGKINLKGSEEDLSDATSLMRNKKKYTTSNTKKTHHKKGSNRNRKRY encoded by the coding sequence TTGATAGACGATATAGAATACAACACAGAGCGTGAACATTTGATTATTCCTGAGTATGGAAGACATCTTCAAAAAATGGTGAATTACGCTAAAAAATTACCAACAAAGGAAGAACGCAATAAAGTGGTTAAATCCATCATTAATGTGATGGGAAATATGCAACCTCATTTACGTGATGTGCCAGATTTTCAGCATAAACTATGGGATCAGCTTTTTATAATCGCTGATTTTGAATTAGATGTAGACTCTCCATATCCAACACCTTCAAGAGAGGAGTTATACGCCCGTCCTGAACCTTTAAAATATCCTCAAAATTTCCCAAAATATCGTTTTTATGGAAACAATATTAAAACGATGATTGATGTAGCTAATACTTGGGAAGAAGGTGAGCTAAAAGAAGCCTTGGTTTATACTATTGCAAATCACATGAAAAAATGTTTTCTTAATTGGAACAAGGATACTGTTGAAGATGAAGTGATTTATAATCATTTATACGAATTATCTGAGGGTAAAATTAATTTAAAAGGAAGTGAAGAGGATCTTTCAGATGCTACGAGCTTGATGCGAAACAAAAAGAAATACACGACCAGCAATACTAAGAAAACGCATCACAAAAAAGGATCTAACCGAAATAGAAAACGCTACTAA
- the murA gene encoding UDP-N-acetylglucosamine 1-carboxyvinyltransferase, translating into MSTFIIEGGHQLKGKIQPQGAKNEALQILCAVLLTAEEIRIDNIPDIIDVNKLIALLKKLGVKVNHVGKGSYTFKADEVNLEYLESAEFKEDGKGLRGSIMIVGPLLGRFGKGYIPKPGGDKIGRRRLDTHFEGFINLGAKFRYNKEDHFYGVEADELKGAFMLLDEASVTGTANIVMAAVLAKGKTTIYNAACEPYLQQLCRMLNRMGAKIRGIGSNMLIIEGVAKLDGTTHKMLPDMIEIGSWIGLAAMTKSELTITNVSWDDLGLIPNVFRKIGITVERQGDDIHIPAHKDGYEVQSYIDGSILTVSDAPWPGFTPDLLSIVLVVLTQARGSALVHQKMFESRLFFVDKLIDMGAKIILCDPHRATVIGHDFKSQLKATTMTSPDIRAGVSLLIAALSAKGTSTIHNIEQIDRGYENIDERLRAIGAKITRVEGN; encoded by the coding sequence ATGTCAACATTTATTATTGAAGGAGGTCACCAATTAAAAGGAAAAATTCAACCTCAAGGTGCAAAAAACGAAGCATTACAAATCTTATGTGCAGTTCTTTTAACTGCCGAAGAAATTAGAATAGATAATATTCCAGATATTATTGATGTCAATAAACTCATTGCTTTACTCAAAAAGCTTGGTGTTAAAGTGAATCATGTTGGTAAGGGCTCATATACCTTTAAAGCTGATGAGGTAAACTTAGAATATCTAGAGTCTGCAGAGTTTAAAGAAGACGGGAAAGGATTAAGAGGATCTATAATGATTGTTGGTCCATTATTGGGTCGCTTTGGAAAGGGTTATATTCCTAAACCAGGGGGAGACAAAATTGGTAGACGTCGACTAGACACCCATTTCGAAGGGTTTATTAACCTTGGAGCTAAATTTAGATACAATAAGGAAGACCATTTTTATGGTGTTGAAGCAGATGAATTGAAAGGTGCTTTCATGCTGCTTGATGAAGCCTCAGTAACAGGAACAGCCAATATTGTAATGGCGGCTGTACTGGCCAAAGGAAAGACTACAATTTACAATGCAGCTTGTGAACCTTATTTACAACAGCTTTGTAGAATGCTCAATAGAATGGGTGCCAAGATAAGGGGTATTGGTTCTAATATGTTGATTATTGAAGGTGTCGCCAAACTTGATGGCACAACCCATAAGATGCTTCCTGATATGATTGAAATTGGAAGTTGGATTGGACTCGCGGCAATGACTAAAAGCGAATTAACAATTACTAATGTAAGTTGGGATGATCTTGGATTAATACCAAATGTATTTAGAAAAATAGGAATTACCGTTGAACGACAAGGTGACGATATTCATATTCCAGCCCATAAAGACGGTTACGAAGTTCAAAGCTATATTGACGGCTCTATTTTAACCGTTTCTGATGCACCTTGGCCTGGATTTACTCCAGATCTATTGAGTATTGTTTTAGTGGTGCTAACGCAGGCGAGAGGAAGTGCATTAGTGCACCAAAAAATGTTTGAAAGCCGTTTATTCTTTGTGGATAAACTAATTGATATGGGCGCTAAGATCATACTTTGTGATCCTCATCGTGCTACTGTGATCGGACATGACTTCAAATCGCAATTAAAAGCAACAACAATGACCTCGCCCGATATTAGAGCTGGTGTCTCATTATTAATTGCTGCTCTTTCAGCCAAAGGCACGTCTACAATTCATAATATTGAGCAAATAGACAGAGGGTACGAAAATATCGATGAGCGTTTAAGAGCTATTGGTGCTAAAATTACTAGAGTTGAAGGGAATTAA
- a CDS encoding deoxyribodipyrimidine photo-lyase yields MKKPVSIFWFRRDLRLDDNVGLYKALTNDHPVLPIFIFDSEILNKLPKTDARVTFIHDTLQHMRSHLQNEYNSSIGMYHGKPLDIYKQLITDYEIKAVYTNHDYEPYAIKRDTEISTFLSNHGITFNTFKDQVIFEKDEVVKKDGNPYVVYTPFMRTWKEKFKTYNLKILNSHSFLDQTVKDLKLPNLSLEDIGFERSQQSITGYTVTPSLIQNYETKRNYPALDATSKLGPHLRFGTVSVRKMIKKAIAEENEIFWQELIWREFFMQILWHYPHTKDKSFKSKYDRIEWRNNEDEFKHWCEGNTGYPLVDAGMRELNTTGFMHNRVRMLVGSFLCKHLLIDWRWGEAYFAEKLHDYEMASNVGNWQWIAGSGVDAAPYFRIFNPTSQIQKFDKDHEYIKKWVPEYQELTYPQPIVDHKMARERCLKTYKEAVS; encoded by the coding sequence ATGAAAAAACCTGTTAGTATTTTTTGGTTCAGACGTGATTTACGACTCGATGATAATGTAGGATTATATAAAGCTTTAACTAATGATCATCCGGTATTACCCATTTTTATATTTGATTCTGAAATTCTAAATAAACTACCAAAAACAGATGCACGTGTTACCTTTATTCACGATACACTGCAACACATGCGTTCTCATCTACAGAATGAATACAACAGTAGTATTGGCATGTATCACGGAAAGCCCTTAGATATTTATAAGCAGCTCATAACAGACTATGAGATTAAAGCCGTCTATACAAATCATGATTATGAACCTTATGCCATAAAACGTGACACCGAAATAAGTACCTTCTTATCAAATCATGGGATTACATTTAATACCTTCAAAGATCAGGTGATATTTGAAAAAGATGAAGTGGTTAAAAAAGATGGTAATCCTTATGTTGTCTATACCCCTTTCATGAGAACTTGGAAGGAAAAATTTAAAACTTACAATCTGAAGATTTTGAATTCCCACTCCTTCTTAGACCAAACAGTAAAAGACTTAAAACTCCCCAATTTAAGTCTGGAAGATATCGGGTTTGAGAGATCACAACAATCTATTACTGGGTATACCGTAACACCTAGTCTCATTCAAAACTATGAGACTAAACGCAATTATCCGGCCCTTGATGCCACTTCTAAACTTGGTCCACATTTACGTTTCGGAACCGTAAGTGTGCGTAAAATGATAAAAAAGGCAATTGCTGAAGAGAACGAAATCTTCTGGCAAGAACTTATATGGAGAGAGTTTTTTATGCAAATATTATGGCATTATCCGCATACCAAAGACAAGTCTTTTAAATCTAAATACGATCGTATAGAATGGCGTAACAATGAAGATGAATTTAAGCACTGGTGTGAAGGTAATACTGGATATCCACTAGTAGATGCCGGAATGCGAGAGCTTAACACAACAGGTTTTATGCATAATCGAGTTCGGATGTTAGTTGGTAGCTTTTTGTGTAAACATTTACTTATAGATTGGCGTTGGGGCGAAGCTTATTTTGCTGAAAAATTACATGATTATGAAATGGCGAGTAATGTTGGGAATTGGCAATGGATTGCCGGTTCGGGAGTGGATGCAGCACCATATTTCAGAATTTTCAATCCAACATCTCAAATACAGAAATTTGATAAAGACCATGAGTATATTAAAAAGTGGGTTCCTGAATATCAAGAACTCACCTACCCTCAACCTATAGTTGACCATAAAATGGCAAGAGAACGTTGTCTCAAAACATATAAAGAAGCTGTAAGTTAA
- a CDS encoding SRPBCC family protein, whose product MKIYRLHKKQNLPITMDAAWAFLSDPKNLKTITPDYMSFNILSGADRPMYAGQIIQYIVTPILGIKTKWVTEITHVEHKHYFVDEQRYGPYALWHHKHFINEIDGGVEMEDIIDYKVPFGVLGQLFHPILVQPKLDEIFNYRTQKLQELFGTYNS is encoded by the coding sequence ATGAAAATATATCGACTGCACAAAAAGCAAAATTTACCAATTACAATGGATGCGGCTTGGGCGTTTTTATCAGATCCAAAAAACCTAAAGACCATTACACCTGATTATATGAGTTTTAATATTTTATCAGGTGCCGACAGACCCATGTATGCAGGACAGATTATTCAATATATTGTAACTCCAATTTTAGGAATAAAAACCAAATGGGTAACGGAAATCACTCATGTTGAACACAAACATTACTTCGTTGATGAACAGCGCTATGGCCCCTATGCCTTATGGCATCACAAACACTTCATTAATGAAATAGATGGCGGTGTAGAAATGGAAGACATTATTGATTACAAAGTCCCTTTTGGTGTTCTTGGACAACTTTTTCACCCTATTTTGGTTCAGCCAAAATTGGATGAGATTTTTAATTATCGAACCCAGAAATTACAAGAACTATTTGGAACCTACAATTCTTAA
- a CDS encoding TspO/MBR family protein: MKFLKSFIIFLIINFGALGIGTWLMADGAMDSWYQGLEKAPWTPEGWVFGSAWTTVMLCFSAYMGFLYLKRPTHKVLKLFIVQFVLNISWNFVFFNQHFISAGLINLVLLLIIVTAFFTTYVQDLKGKSILILPYLAWLCIATSLNLYIYMYN; encoded by the coding sequence ATGAAATTCTTGAAGTCATTTATCATATTCCTTATCATCAACTTTGGTGCCCTAGGAATTGGCACATGGCTTATGGCAGATGGCGCAATGGATAGTTGGTATCAAGGACTAGAGAAAGCACCATGGACACCCGAAGGCTGGGTCTTTGGCTCAGCTTGGACAACTGTAATGCTTTGTTTTTCAGCTTATATGGGCTTTTTATACCTAAAGAGACCCACACATAAAGTATTGAAACTATTTATTGTTCAATTCGTGCTTAACATCAGTTGGAATTTCGTGTTTTTTAATCAGCACTTCATCTCAGCAGGTCTAATTAATCTAGTGCTTTTACTGATTATAGTGACCGCTTTTTTCACCACTTATGTACAAGATTTAAAAGGTAAATCAATACTCATTCTCCCTTATTTGGCTTGGTTATGTATTGCGACTTCCTTAAATCTTTATATTTATATGTATAATTAA
- a CDS encoding Lacal_2735 family protein codes for MFGLFKKTSEIDKLQKKYEKFMKDWHGLSTTNRAESDKKYAEAQKILEQIEQLQK; via the coding sequence ATGTTCGGACTATTCAAAAAGACTTCTGAAATTGATAAACTTCAGAAGAAATACGAAAAATTCATGAAAGACTGGCATGGTCTTTCTACAACAAATAGAGCTGAAAGCGACAAAAAGTATGCTGAAGCTCAAAAAATATTAGAACAAATAGAGCAGCTACAAAAGTAA
- a CDS encoding glutathione peroxidase, whose translation MNPFKLFLGTLFSKSTRSQPINKTDMYDIKINTLNGKPLELSKFKGKYILFVNVASKCGFTPQYKELQALADKYHDKLVVVGVPCNQFGNQEPGDSKTIETFCEINYGVTFPITEKIDVKGTNQHALYAWLTKKQKNGMKDSSVKWNFQKYLVNPEGELIDYYFSMTSPTSSKITKHLK comes from the coding sequence ATGAATCCATTTAAACTATTTCTAGGGACATTATTTTCGAAAAGCACAAGGTCTCAACCCATAAACAAAACCGATATGTACGATATCAAAATAAATACACTTAACGGTAAGCCTTTAGAACTTTCAAAATTTAAGGGGAAATATATTTTGTTTGTTAATGTGGCGTCAAAATGCGGCTTTACACCTCAATATAAAGAGTTACAAGCATTGGCTGATAAATATCATGATAAACTCGTGGTAGTTGGTGTACCTTGTAACCAATTTGGAAATCAAGAACCAGGAGATTCTAAGACGATCGAAACATTTTGTGAAATTAATTACGGTGTGACATTTCCTATCACAGAAAAAATTGATGTTAAAGGAACAAATCAACACGCCTTGTATGCATGGTTGACTAAAAAACAGAAAAACGGTATGAAAGATTCGAGTGTGAAATGGAATTTCCAAAAATACTTAGTGAATCCAGAGGGTGAACTTATAGATTATTATTTCTCTATGACCTCGCCAACCAGTTCAAAAATCACGAAACATCTAAAATAA
- a CDS encoding SDR family NAD(P)-dependent oxidoreductase: MKTYIIIGGSKGIGNAILSTLLEHHNVINLSRTPPKQAHANLTHYDCDILVDELPDIDAADGLVYCPGSINLKPIGRFSLEDFRLDYEINVIGAVKAIQKYLSVIKNGNDPSIVLFSTVAAKLGMPFHASIAAAKSGVEGLVKSLGAELATTLRINAIAPTVTNTDLASKLLRNDKMIENITERHPMKKFLQPEDVAGMAEFLLSEKSSSISGQVFEMDCGIVSFKI; the protein is encoded by the coding sequence ATGAAAACATATATCATTATTGGTGGTAGCAAAGGTATTGGCAACGCTATTTTAAGCACTTTACTAGAGCATCATAACGTGATTAACCTAAGTCGAACACCTCCGAAACAGGCGCACGCAAATTTAACGCATTATGATTGTGACATTCTGGTTGATGAATTACCAGATATTGACGCAGCAGACGGATTAGTGTATTGTCCTGGAAGCATCAATTTAAAACCGATAGGACGTTTTAGCTTAGAGGATTTCAGATTAGATTATGAAATTAACGTTATTGGTGCTGTAAAAGCGATCCAAAAATACTTGAGTGTCATTAAAAACGGAAATGATCCATCTATTGTTTTGTTTAGTACTGTTGCAGCAAAATTAGGCATGCCTTTTCACGCAAGTATAGCAGCAGCAAAATCGGGAGTTGAAGGTCTTGTGAAATCATTAGGTGCTGAGTTGGCCACAACGCTAAGAATTAATGCCATTGCGCCAACAGTAACCAACACCGATTTAGCTTCAAAACTTCTGAGAAATGATAAAATGATTGAAAACATAACAGAACGTCATCCGATGAAGAAATTTCTACAACCTGAGGATGTCGCTGGGATGGCCGAATTCTTATTGTCTGAGAAGTCCAGTTCAATTTCAGGTCAGGTATTTGAAATGGACTGCGGAATTGTAAGTTTCAAAATTTAA
- the folE gene encoding GTP cyclohydrolase I FolE — protein MSTNTLDITTNNHQLNDFSVSEIGDDHLYTGLKTPMKADAFKLSDEEKKERIAILFEEIMDVMGLDLTDDSLKGTPKRVAKMYIDEIFSGLNPANKPKVALFDNKYQYNQMLVEKNITFYSNCEHHFVPIIGKAHVAYISSGKVIGLSKLNRIVQYYAKRPQVQERLTNQIAEELKAILNTEDIAVIIDAKHLCVSSRGIKDDTSATVTTYYGGQFNRPEKITELHNYINN, from the coding sequence ATGAGTACAAACACTTTAGACATCACAACTAATAATCACCAATTAAACGATTTTTCAGTTTCTGAAATTGGAGATGATCACTTATATACTGGTCTTAAAACACCAATGAAGGCAGATGCTTTTAAACTAAGTGATGAAGAAAAGAAAGAGCGCATAGCAATTTTATTTGAAGAGATTATGGATGTCATGGGATTAGATTTGACTGATGATTCCCTTAAAGGCACACCAAAACGTGTTGCGAAAATGTATATTGACGAGATTTTCTCAGGATTGAATCCAGCAAATAAGCCCAAAGTAGCACTGTTTGATAACAAGTATCAATACAATCAAATGCTTGTGGAAAAAAATATCACCTTTTATTCCAATTGTGAACATCATTTTGTTCCAATCATAGGAAAAGCTCATGTGGCTTATATTTCTTCAGGAAAGGTGATTGGATTATCAAAGTTAAATCGAATTGTGCAATATTACGCTAAGCGTCCACAGGTGCAAGAACGTTTAACTAATCAAATTGCTGAAGAGCTGAAAGCTATTTTAAACACGGAAGATATTGCTGTTATTATTGATGCCAAACATCTTTGTGTATCTTCAAGGGGAATTAAAGATGATACCTCTGCAACAGTGACTACATATTACGGTGGACAATTTAATAGACCAGAAAAAATTACGGAATTACACAACTACATAAATAATTAA
- a CDS encoding TIGR03643 family protein — protein sequence MELDTRATDRVIEMAWEDRTTFDAIKFQFGLKEQEVIELMRKEMKPKSFKMWRKRVQGRKTKHEKLRTFAEGRFKCSRQKQITHNSISKR from the coding sequence ATGGAATTAGATACTAGAGCGACAGATAGAGTAATAGAAATGGCCTGGGAAGACAGAACCACATTTGACGCCATCAAATTTCAATTTGGATTAAAAGAACAAGAGGTCATTGAACTCATGCGAAAAGAAATGAAACCTAAAAGTTTCAAAATGTGGCGAAAAAGAGTTCAAGGACGAAAAACAAAACACGAGAAATTACGAACATTTGCTGAGGGTAGATTTAAATGTTCAAGACAAAAACAAATTACCCACAACTCAATATCAAAACGATAA